The Piliocolobus tephrosceles isolate RC106 chromosome 12, ASM277652v3, whole genome shotgun sequence genome includes the window GAAACTGGCCTGAAGGGCTTCCTGTTGGCCAGATTTgagacaatttgagcatcaaaaggAATAATGAGGGTAATGGATCATAATTGGAAAATCAGTTTGCAACTATCAATATACTATTGAATACTTGTAAAGAGCTTTAAGGGTTGCTAATACCATTGGATAAAAAGCTTGTTGTGAAACAGAATATTTGCATGGTCTCAAAGTCTCACTCCACAAATTGTTAGgaaaggtcaggagattgagaccatcctggctaacacggtgaaaccccatctctactaaaaatacaaaaaaaaattagcatggcctggtggggggcacctgtagtcccagctactcgggaagctgaggcaggagaatagtgtgaacctgggggagcagagctcgcagtgagccaagatcgtgccactgcattccagcctgggcgacagaacgagaaaaaaaattgaggcagaatttcgctatgttgcctaggcttgtctcaaactactgggctcaagcaatcctcctgcctcagtctcctgagtagctgggactacaggggcatgccactatgcctagttTAAGAGGTAGTATTTAAACTGAGACCCGAAGGGTAAAAAAACATggataaaagaagaaacagaaggggTAAGAGCCTTCCAAGCAGAGGGAATCACATATACAAAGGCTGTCACGTTAAATAAAACAAGAGTTGACATTGTTGAGAAACTAAAAGATTAGTTTATCTGCGATGCAGTAGAATAGGAGGAATGCAGTGGGAGAATAGATCAGAGACTTGGGCAGGGGCTATATTAGGCAGAGCTTGGAGACCAGAATAAGGGAGCCAAGGTGGGAACAAACCAATTAAATTGGCATTTctcccgggggggggggggggcagggagCTAGCCCatgcatcattttttaaaagctccaaaGGCGATTCCAATAAGCAGCCAGGGTTGGGAACCTAGGGGGGATGTGTAGCTAGATTAATGAAGATGGCCCAAACTTCTTTTGTTCTGATAGCTAAACTCTCTGTAGGAACACAGTGCTACTTTACAGTGCATTTGCCAGGAAAAGTCCCTTCCCATTTCCGAAGTAAAACCAACACCACACTTGAAGATGCCAGGATTGTTAGAGGAAAATGTCACCCAATAGTCCCAGGAAGCAGGAGCCCTTTTGTTGCTATTTAACCACTTCTTTCCGGTATGGTGGCAAGTTGCCTCCTTACACACAAACTGCCTCAGGAGATCCTAAGGATATCATGGTGTCTGTCCTTGCAAGAGCATGCACTATGGTAGGACATTGCCTtcattctgttcctttttctccaagaCTCTTGCGTATTCTCACCATTTGGCTGGACTTTCTTCTGTAGGTTTACCTCGGAATCCACACAAAACCCACAGGGTTTTAGAGTTGCCTTGAATTACACACTTGAACATTCGGATCTTCATTTTCCCAAACATCCACCCAGTTATAGGTGGCATTTGCTCCAAAGTCCTGGAGTAGCAAGATGCCTTGAGTCTTAGACTGTCTTCCcacttctttctctctgtatCCCCTCCTGCCAAGGTTGCCCAGCCACATTAAATTGCATGCCTTGCTGTGTTGCATTTGTTATCATTCTAAAGTTGTCACCAACATGTGGGAAACCAGTTTATCTAACTAATAATGATAGCTACCATTTTCTGAGCTCTTACTGTGTACTCCTCTTGCCACAGCAAATGCATTGACAAGGGAGTCTGCTGGCCAAAGCCTGACTCTCATCTCCAGATGATCCAACACAGGTGCTGTGTGTGACCCGGGACAAAGCATTTAATGTCACCGAGGTTTGGAAAGTGGGTGAGAACATTCTAGATATAAGGCCTAGCTAGAGTGAAGGCCTCCGAAGCAGGGTGCTCTTAATTCTAGATGTCCCAGATGCGTGGGACAGAGTCATCTAGTCATCTTCCAGGATTTAATCCTGGACTACTGGAAACAACTAGAAGTGAGAAAAGCATCTGTGCTTTGCAGTGACCATTGTCCTGTCAGACAATCAATAAATGCTATCTTTCCTCTTTCAGGTTTTTCAGGGAAATCAAGACTCCTTCACACCTGTGGTGAACTCTCTAGACTCACCGTTACTGACTCGCTACCTTCGAATTCATCCCCAGAGTTGGGTGCACCAGATTGCCCTGAGGATGGAGGTTCTGGGCTGCGAGGCACAGGAGCTCTATTGAGAGTGGCCACTGCAGCACCTGCCAGTGCCCGcaaccctccctcctcagctccAGGGCAGTGTCCCTTCCTGGCTTGCCTTCTACCTTTGTGCTGACCTTCGGTTTACTTCCTGCCCCACATTGTCCATGGCCCCATTATTTTGCTATGTATTTAAACTATACAGTCCTAGCAGACACTGCCTTGAAGCCTCCCGAATTAACTATCATTAATCCTGCATTTATTTGGTGGGGGGCCAGGAGGGTGCATCCAATTTAACTTAATTCTTACCTATTTTCTGCAGCTGCTCCCAGATTATTCCTTCCTTCCAATGTAACTAGGCAAAAAGTTGTTTTTGCTTCCTTACACATAGACATAATTATGTTATTTGGTCATGAGGGGCACATTCTTATCTCCAAAACTAGCATTCTTAAACTGAGAATTATAGATGAGGTCCAAGAATCCCTGAGTTTCCTGAAATTATATAGGATATTCTGTATAAATGcaaatgtgcatttttctgatgagtgTCCATAGATTTAATCTCAGAAAGATGTAGACATAAAACCATTTGGTCTTAACTCTGaccaataaaaaataagtcaGGAGGATGGAATTGTTGAAAGCTTTGAAACAAAATAACTATGTCTTCTTGAAATTTGTGATggccaagaaagaaaatgatgatgataataggcTTCTAAGgacatatatttcatatttctgtaGAAATATGAGGAAAATCCATGGTTATCTGGGATAGGAGATACAaactttgtattttgtatttggcCTACTTTGTAATAAAGGAAGATGGATTTTGTAAATCTTTGAGGTAGTGCCACATAAAGTCCTAAAGATCTAGCAAATTCTTTGAAAATCATAAATTTCCATAATGAATCCTGGGGGGACAGGAAGAAACGGAACTGATAGCAAACAGTTCAAAACTTTGTTGACATCTGCTGTACTAAGAGGCACATGCCCTGAGATAGGAGTTCAACAGACTCTGcagataaaacaggatgcagtaaagaagctgcccaaacctgccaaaaccaagatggcaacatcCAGAAGTTACTGTACATAGTCTGAAAGGAAGAGGAACCCTCATTTCCAGGAATTCCACACCCCATTCCTGGAAAACTcataaataatccaccccttgtctCGCAGGTgatcaagaaataatcataaaaatagccaaccagcctatggagtagccaccctttccttcttttatgtCTTAATAATTTGCTCTCACTTAAGTCTGTCAGCTCactcttgaattccttcctgtgCAAAGCCAAGAACCTATGTGACTTCTCAAGTTGAACCCCAGCTTTGAGGTTCGCCCTGTGACACAACAACAGCATAGTCTGCCCCTATGAGTGCTTACTGTGCTATAGTAACGCACTCAGTTTACTCTCTCCCTCTACTAATTTCCTGCTGAAAATAACACAACAAAAGTGTAATGGGAAATTTTATACCATGACTGAAAACTAGAGTCCCACTTACATAGTTGAAGTATCAAGGAGGTCAGAAGAAAATTGGActggtgaaaactgaaaaaacacTCCAGCCTGCCATGTCACCACACAACAGGATTCCCCATCTTGCCCTCCACCCCAATAAGATTGCGAAGGGTTTACTGCTCCTTCCATCTGCCTGACCCCTTCACTAAGACTACACAGAATCTCCTGATTTAGTAAAGGAGACTGGAGGCAAGGATAAGTTATAGAGCAGTTGGAGGAGATTGCAACCCAGGGCAATTTGAAAATAGGAGATcctaatatgaaagaaaaatggatcccaatctgagaaaaggcaaaagaatggctacttATTTTCTATGCTGGAGTATTTTCTAATAATCCTGCTTGACCCTGAGCTGACCGCTTTGGAAACTATAACATAGCTGTCACAGTATAATCACAATCCACAAATGATAAAGGTGAAAATGGTTTATAGCCCTGTGAAGTTCTTAACGTTTAGAGGCTAACTTACAGAAATGAataagttgttttgttttatagccCGGTAGAAGAGTTAACCCCAAAGGTGATATGGTTTTATTTCCTGTTATGTTTAACTTGGCAATCTTGTTTTGGCATTCTTTTCCCATTGACTATATACATCTCTATTTCTCAAATGTTCATGGAactagttcttttattttcctgctgttttcttcagtaatgagttaaataaaacctTGACACATACAAACAAATGCCTTTGAGAATTGTGTTTTTacactggaaataaaaatgtgagcACTGGTAATTGTAAAACAAATAGGGGCACTGAATAGCAAGATGGACACTCTAGAAAACCAAATTAGTGAGTTAGAAAACCAGATTAAATTGAACTCAGAGTAAAAATGATATAATTCATGAGAGgctgaataaaataaatcagaaatggaGTCTCAATCCAGGAGAACAGCTtatatgcagagagagagagactgagagagaaatGGGAGTTTCTGTTCAATGGGCATAGTTTCAGTTAtgctgctgggcacggtggctcacacctgtaatcccagcactttgggaggccaaggcaggcggatcacctgaggtcaggagttcgagaccagcctagccaacatggcgaaatcccgtctctactaaaaatataaaaattagctgggcatggtggcacacgcctgtagtcccagctacttgggaggttgaggcacaagaattgcttgaacccgcgaggcgagtggaggttgcagtgagccgagatcatgccattgcattccatcagcctgggcaacagagtgagactccatctgaaaaaaaaaaaaaagttttagttatgcaagatgaattaaGTTCTacagatctaatgtacaacattgTGCATATAGCTAACAATACCATACTGGGCACTTAAAAATTTGTCAAGAGAGCAGATACCATGTTGTGTTCTTACTACAATTTTACCACAATGCAAAAATGCATTGTAAACACTATGTGCAAATAGAATAGCAAAGAATGCACACAATGCCCATGAGCATAACATTCTAGTGGACCCACAATGCATTGGAGTTCAGTGAGACTCAAAGGGAGAAGAATGTTAACAAAGTCAGTGGGGAGGGGAAAATGAGTGTGATGAAACAGGCGGTCTCATTAAACTTCCCTTACAAAACACAAgatcaaagataaaattattaagaatttcaagacagtgacaTCAGAGCAAACAAAACATAGGGCTCCTCAGGGTGTGGGGCCCTGTGGACCGGCATAGATCAAACTCCCATGAAGCCAATCCTGAGTCCCAGGCAAGCTGGGACTTTTGGTCATCCTAGCAATAGTCATGTGAGtgcaccatcttggaagtagaTCCTCcagtttctttcagtgttttgggTCACAACCTAGATACCTTTATCAGTGCCTGGGAATGTTCAAGGTCCCAATTTTCATTCAGGCCTGCTGGCTGGGTCACAGAATGGTCAAGCCACTCCGTGATTTTCTATCATGACATAGCAAGAAACTGGGGGAGACTGGAGGACTCtacaaaaactttcattttatgtatttcctgGTAGCCCTGTTTTCTGATAGACCCCTAACTGAGATACCATTTTTGCCAGTTCTTCTATGGAtaactattattttttacatttttaaaatattttatattttgcagagacaggctcctgctatgttgcctagacttgatttgcatttttttaaactttaagttctgggatacatgtgcagaacatgcaggtttgttacaaaggtatacatatgccatgatGGTTgggtgcacccatcaacccgtcatctaggttgtAAGCCCcacatgtcacccaggctggagtgcagtggcatgatcatagctcactgcagcctcaatctcccaggctcaaggcaggctactgcctcagcctccagaataactgggactacaggcatgcaccaccacacctggctaatttttaaatgtcttgtagagacaggatcttgctatgttgctcagggtggtctcaaactcctgagctcaagctatccttctgcctcagcctcccaaagtgctgggatgacaggcgtcagccagaactattttttttaaattagtttgtaagagttctttgtacattAACAATCTTAATTGAATGTCTGTCGTATATGCTGTGAAATTACTTAATTTGTCattaatcttttatcttttttaaacaatgttttgcTATATGAaagctttacatttttatgttataaatttATCAGTATTTTCATTTATGGCTTTGGGTTTTATGACATGTTTAGAGTAGCTTATTCTGCACcaagattataaaaatatccACTCATAGAATTTTCTATCATAAAAGTATGAcagaaaatgtcatattttatatatgattttatttttgtttagtccttgatccatctagaatttctattttgcATAGCATGGCAAAGGGCTCACACCCAACATCATATTAAATAATGTCTTTTTCCCCAATATGAAATGCCATATTTACCATCTATTGAAGTtctatatatatgttattataagGCATAGTTAGATACCATGTGGTGAATAAAATATCTTAGAATTCTTCAAGCCTAAGAGGATACAACTACTGTAAGGATGGGTTTTGGTATAACACAGATGTTTATACATAGACAGAAATTGATGTTTGTGTGCTTAGCTGTCGAATAAGGAGACTGGGGGAGAGTTAAATGTAATCGATGATCTCATAAGGAGTCATGAAATTCTATTTGGAACTTCAGAGACCTAAGGAGAAGACTGACCAGCTTCTTCTGAAGACGTCTGCCCTCTAAAGACTAAGGCCTAATTCCACTGGTTTCTTTGAATTCCGTGGTGCTAAGTCCATTTTCAGGTAAGTGGTTTCCCACTGGATGTGGGTCTCTTTAAGCCCTAGCAAGCAGTAGGTGAGTGTATCAGTTATAAATGTCTTAAGTAATAGGAGGCCCAAATTATAATGGCTCAAATAAGAGTATATTTTTCTCATACCATGCAGTCCAGAGGTGAGGAGCTACAGGTGTTAGTTTAGTGGCTTCAAATTGTCAGAGCAACTTCAGGCAACATTTCTTAAACAACATTCAAGGCAGCACCATCTCTTTTATCAAGAGAGCAAAAAGCCTTCCCAAAAGCTACCCATCAGATTGCCCTTATGTTTCATTATCTAGAGCTATGTCACATAGCCAAGCCTAACTTCAAGGATGGCCGAGAACGGGAGGATTCAGCTTTTTCAGCTTTTCTAGTTGGATGTAGTAAATGAAAAACGGGTGGGAACAATATCCGCCAAAAGTCaccattcattcaaaaaatagttATTGAGCACCTGGATACcctatgtgctaggtactgtttagcagtgaacaaaacagacaaaaatccctgcacTCATACAGCTTACATTATATTCAGGAGATACATAtaataaagtaaagtaaaatacattCTACTAGGTTCTAATgaggttttggagaaaaatcaAGCAGGTAAGACAATTAGGAAGTTTGTAGGAGGGTGGTCAATTTTAACAATGGGATCTAAGGAAAATCCTCATTGACAATGATACTTGAGTAACCGAAGGAGGTGAGGGAATAAATTCTGAGAATACCTGGGGGAAAGGCATTCCCTGGAAAGGGAAGAGCAAGTGAAAAAGCCCCAAGGTAGGAACACGCCTAGCTTGTTCAAAATGAAATGAGGCTAAGTTGGAGTGATGATCAAGAGGAGACCGGTAGGGTATGTGGCCAGCAGTAACTAGGACATAATCTGACCTACAACTTACCAAGATCTCTTTGACCACTCACTGGAGAAGAGGCTTAAGGGAGGCAAGGATGGAAGCAGAAAGACAGACATGATGGTGGGTAGCAGTGGAGGTGGTGTGAAGTGGCAGGATTCTGGATACGTTTTGTGAGTAAAGGCGACTAGACTTTTCTGATGGATAAAGtgtatgaaagaaaaagaagagtcatTATATGTAAATCTAAacaaacatttactttttaaagcaatataaAAGTTTGTTacttgaatatataaaatatattatggagttaaaaatatatagatatatagaaatgtgttatatttggtatctaaagtagtcaaattcatagaaacaaaaagtagaatggtggttaccaggaccTGGAGGGGAGGGGGTAATGAGGAGCTGTTtagagtttcagttttccaagttgaaaaagttctagagatctgttgcacaacaatgtgaatatactttcTTTGGCCTGAACAGATGAAACAGTTTCTACTAATTGAGTTGGGAACGATTGAAAAGGTATCAGGGGTAGGAGGGAATGTCAGGTATCTGACCCGATAGAGCATagtaaggttttgttttgttttcttggaggGGATACATTTTGCTTTGGAAACTGACCATTTTCAGGAGTCACCTGTGTAAGTCAGTCAATTATCCTTATGTTCGTGATGGTGAGAAGATTTTTGGAATATGAACTAAACCATCATTGTCTAACTTTTCAGACAAAGTTTCTGTGGAAAGAGCTACGGACAAAGACATCTCTCCTTGGCAGAGTGAGCTAGGATTACCATCTCTTCAGCCGCAGCTGAAGGCGGGCGTCCATGGAACTCCAGAAGCTGCTGCTAATTGGATTTCTGCCGTGCTCTCTAACTTGCCTCTTGTTGGAGACAGTAGCTTCCTCTCCTTCGCCTTTGTCTGCCTTGGGAATACAAGAAAAAACAGGATCGAAACCACGCTCAGGGGGTGTGTTTGCTGTTAGGATGAATGTTCCTTTCTTCATAGGACTTAAGATTCATGTTTTAGGTCAGGTAAAATGAATTTCAGGTTTAAAAAGAATGTTCATAGGAAAGCAAACTATTATGGTTTGGTTCAATTTAGCTCAACAAGCATTAAcctacctactatgtaccaagtCCTTTTCTGAACTACATGGATTAGGAATTGAACAGCCTCTGTTATGAAGGAGCTCACAGATAGGCAGACAAAGCCATAGATGCCAACTTTCCATGGAGCATGATCAATGTCCCAGCGGACAAGGGGATCATTTAAACTGTTTTTGGGGAGGGGTCAGGAAAGACTTGACAACGGAGGTGAAATTGAAAATAAACCTGATGGTCCACTGATCCACAATCTAGGTtccaacatgcacacacatgctatTCAAGTGTCTTGCTGGTTAGTGGTGAATCCTCTCAACTCCGTGCTGCAGACACTTTCATTTTCCCCTACTTCTTTCTTTAGGGTCAAAGCACTGTACCTTCCTCCCCCAGTTGCTAATGAAAAGACCCAACAGCCCGAGCCTTACATTGATCAGCAAACTCCCCCTAGAGGTCCTTCTTCCAGTTGCCCTGGCCCCTTCCTCCTCTGCTCTTAGGGCTGGTggccttctcctttctcttcctgggatactccctcccctcagcctcctgcaggACTCCCAGATATACTGTAGGCAGCAACACTTTAGTAAAGACTTTCTTGTTATCAATTCATGCTTCTCTTTCAAAAAGTACCCAATATACTCAAAACAACCCTTAAGGTATCTGAAACAACAATTATTGATCCTATTTGACTTACAAGGCGGCAAAAAATTATATCCATCTAAggatactttaaaaacaaaatgtttgccCTTTGAACATCTTACAGCCAGCACAGCAAAGTAGTTTAGGATATGGGCTCTGGGATATGGGTGCTGGGACAACTATTTGAACTTGAATTTGGATTCAAACGCCAGCCCTATCATTTACTTGACCTCTCCTCAATGAACATCTATGCTCTTTCTGCAGGTAACGACAGGTCTTGGCTGAACAACTTCAGGGATTACTTATGGCAACTTATCAAGAGTGTCTTACCTCCAGCAGCCATTGTTGCTTTTCTTCTCACCTCAGCACTAATGGGGATCCTCTGCTGCTTCACGTAAGCTTCTGCGGGAAGAAGAgatgaggaggagagagggaacgTGAAGGGGGGCGGGAACAGAAACAGGTTGCTCACCAGCCTGCATATCTGTAATTAAGGGAAAGTGTTAAGAAATTCAATTCTGAGAGGAAAACTGTGAAAGGTCATGCAAcccctttttaaaatgtcttctctactttctcttttACTTCCTCCAACTTGCTCCATTTGTTACCAATGACTGACAGGTCACATTTAATGACCAGTGTTTACAACTGGTCATTTCTTTTATCAACTTTATTAACTCCTAATTGTTCTTCCCTGTGGCTCAAGAACTATACATAGAAAATATGTAATTAGCTGTGCTCTCAATTTCCTCAAAATTTACCATAATATTTATCTACATAAATCATATGAAGCCAAAAGAATCCTGAGGAAAACAAAATAGTTGAGCTAAATTTTGTTAATTCAGTCAGTATTTACCAACAAATGACTACTTGCCTGTCTGTGTGCTGGTTGctagaaagacagagaaagaaagcaattaaAAGAGCTCAAAAATCTAAGGAAAGTGGCTGAGAATAAAGATCAGATTAAGGGTGTGGCATCACCTATGGCTCCTGTAACCTCGAAATGATCACAGGATCAAGAACTGTGTCTAGGAAGCAACCTTAGATGTGGTTACTGGCACATTGAACTGATTGGAGGCAAATAGATTAGATGACAGCTAAGCTTTTGAGAGAAGCTTATTGCCAGAGAAACCATAAGCCAGAACTAAATAAGCCATCAGTTGTGAACAATATAGTTAGGCCTCCAACCTTCCATGAAAAAGAAGGACACCAGCTTTGAAGGTCCCAACATTTGCTTCAGAAGAATAATGGATCAGAAGAGCCTCCCAGAGAATGGACAAAGGGCCACAGAGCCACCCTTTGAAAGCAGGATTTGGGCCTAATTGATGCCTACCCACCAGGACTCCAGGATTGCCACAGAGCAATGACTGCTGTGTGTCTCTCGTTCTTCCTCTTTTCATATGGGAATGTTTATGGTGCTTATCCTCTTCCTGTTCCATCGTTATTCTGGGTTGTAGAGATCAGGAGCAGGTCACTTAACCAAGCAGAGCCACCCCCCAGACTTGAGAGAACTCAGCATCACCAGATACTCTGGACTTTGAGCTGGATACAGTGATGAATGAGATTTAGTCCTGAGGAAAGGGTTTGCCACAAGTCAGGTATTCTGAAAGTAGACAGGGAGACCAGAATTTGGCATTCAGAGTATTATTAATGATCAACGCCTGTGGAAGATACGGGGTGGAAGGGAGAAATCAAACTGTCTTGCAAGCCCAACAAAGACTCAGTCAGCCCCATCAGAGTTATCCCACAGGGCTGAAATGGCTGGACCTCTCTAACCCCACCTCAATCATTCACTGGATGTGGGCTGCCCCCAGAAAGTACATGGAAGCTCTCTGCAGCTGAGGCAGACTCTGAATGAGCTAACAGGTAGAGGCTCTCTGCTGACAACACTCTCAGCAGCTAGGGAAATAAGGCCTTTCTCAAGTGGAAATATGGGTGGAATATTTCCATATGCATGACAGGGTGGCTGTGTTCcacatatgaaaagaaaagtgaaacagaTACTGGATGATCAGAAAGACAGACTGTAACAGAGACTGGCTATTTGTTCAGCAATCCTGTTCCTTCTTCCCCAAGCACAGAGTAACATTATATTCCCAACCTTCCTTCCAACTAGGCTGGGACCACAGTACTGAGATTTGGCCAGTAAAATATGAGCAAAAGGCATGTATGACATAAAATGTCTTGCACATGTGTCCATGCTACCTCTCTCTTTCACATATGCATGGCTTCAACTGAAGGACTCTAAGGTGGTGAAGCTACATGATGGAAGGAGCTGGGATCCCTGAATCACCTCGTGGAGGAGAACTTAACCTACATCAGAATGAGTCATGAGTGAAGGATCAATTTTATTGTGTTAAGCTACTAAGACCTCAGGACcgtttgttatagcagctgaaTATCCCTGAATATTATACCTAGCAACCAACCAAGGAAGCTGGAACTCAAATCAAGATATGTCTGGTTCCACATCTTTGAAGTCACTGTTACTCAAACTGTGGTTGGCAGGTAAGCTGCATCAAAAGCATCAGAAGTATTGGTTAACCATGCACATTCAGAGGGACTTCTGTGAAGATAAGGCAGACTATATGCCAACAAAAAGAATTCCTTCTTTAAAGTAGATGGCTTAACCTGAAGAGAAAAGCCAATAAGCCCTTGCTGGGAACAAGCAAGCTAACTAGTGAAAGAAACATTTCTGGACCCAACTGGGCACCAAGTAGAAGCCTAACAGATAAATTTGAATGAATAAGCATATAGGCAAGCCATA containing:
- the SMIM9 gene encoding small integral membrane protein 9, translated to MELQKLLLIGFLPCSLTCLLLETVASSPSPLSALGIQEKTGSKPRSGGNDRSWLNNFRDYLWQLIKSVLPPAAIVAFLLTSALMGILCCFTILVVDPIQ